ACGATGAGTTTCGCGCTGATCACCAGTGCCAGCACCAGTCCCGCCCAGCCGGCTCGCCCGGTCGCGGCGAGTGCGAAAGCCAGCACCAGCAGACCCACGATCGCCAGGTCCGGCCCGGCGACCGCCCAGGTCAGCGCGGTGAGCGGGCAGGCGATCGCGAGTTGCGCGGCGAACACCGGAATCCGCGGCCGGTTCAGCAACCGCCAGGACGCGTAGGCGCAGATCACCGCAGCCAGCGCGAACATCCAGCGCGCGTCGGTCAGTGCGTCGAGGACGGGAGTGCCGCCGAACAACGCTCGCGGCAACCCGAAGACCGTCATCACCGGGCCGTACGGCGTGTAGTCGTTCACTTCCGGCGCGCGGTGGAGAAGCGTGAGATCGACGTACGGGGTTCCGTGCTGGAGCAACAGGCCCGCGCTGCGCTCGATCACCCACACCTCGGGCTGTGCGGCCCAGGAGAACGGCGTGATGAGCCAGTCGGTTCCGGTCAGCCGGCGAACCACGAGCATCAGCAACGGCGCGCACATCGCAATAAGGACGACCGATCCGATGCCGATCCAGCGCGAGCGGAATTTGCCGTCAGTTTGCTTTCCGCGCCGAGTGGAAATAAGCAGCCAGGCACTGTGCGCGGCCGCCAATCCGTAACCGGCTACCGCGAAATTGCCCCAGATCCGGTAGCCGTAGAACTCCGAACCGAGCGCGGTGGCGAGTGCGAAGACGAAACAGCCGAGATAGAACGCGAGGTCCCAGGCGAGTGCGCGCGTACGATGGGCGCCCTCGACCCGCGCAGGCGTCATCAGCAGTTGCACCTGCGGTCCCTCCCCGGTTCGCCGACCCCGAACGGCCAGGCTACCGAGCGCGGCCGTGCTGCTTCCGACCGCCTGGGCCCCGTCGTGCCGGGGCCGCCCGGCGCGTCGGTGAAGGGCCCCTTGCCGGACTCGGATTCCGCCCGGAGGCCCTTCGCGGACCTGGGCCGGTGCGGCGCCTGGACGGTCGGGAAGAATGCCAGCCGACCCGGTGTTGTGCAGGTCATCTCCGGAGAAAAGTTCAACTAATCTAGAGGTTCACGAGCTGGGGGACACTCCATGGACAACACTTGGGCGCTGCTGGGCTCCGCGATGCGGGCCGCCGACGCGCCGAAGGCGCTGACCCGCGGCACGGTCCGCCGGGTCGCGCGCTTCGCCAAGCCGCATTGGGTGCGGCTGCTGCTCTTCCTGGTGCTCACCGTGATCTCCGCGGTGCTCGCGGTGACAACGCCGGTGCTGGCGGGCAAGGTGGTCGACGCGATCGTCGGCGGGCATCAGCTGAACGTGGTGATCTGGCTGTCGGTGGTGATCGCCGGGCTGGCGATTCTGGACGCCGGTCTCGGCCTCGCCGAGCGGTGGCAGTCCGCGAGGATCGGCGAGGGGATCATCCTTGACCTTCGGGTCGCGGTGTTCGAGCACGTGCAGAAGCTGCCGATCGCGTTCTTCACCCGCACCCGGACCGGCGCGCTGGTCAGCCGGCTCAACAACGACGTGATCGGCGCGCAGCGCACCTTCACCGCTACTTTGTCCGGTTTGGTCACCAACGTGATCCAGCTGGTGCTTTCGCTGGTCGTCATGGTGTCGCTGTCCTGGCAGGTGACGCTGGTCGCGCTGGTCCTGCTGCCGATCTTCGTGCTGCCCGCGCGCCGGCTCGGCCGCCGGATGGCCGGGCTGCAGCGCGAGGCCGCTCAGCTCAACGCCGGCATGACCACGCAGATGACCGAACGGTTCTCCGCCCCAGGCGCGACGCTGGTCAAGCTGTTCGGCCGGCCGGGTCAGGAAGTGGCCGACTTCGGCCTGCGGGCCGGGCGGGTGCGCGACATCGGCGTGCGCACCGCGATGCTGACCCGCTGGTTCATGACCAGCCTCACGCTGGTGTCCGCGCTGGCGCAGGCTCTCGTCTACGGACTTGGCGGCTACCTGGCGCTCACCGGCAAGCTCGCGCCGGGCACCGTGGTGGCGCTGGCGCTGCTGCTGACCAGGCTGTACACGCCGCTGACCGCGCTCGCGAACGTGCGGGTGGACGTGATGACCGCGCTGGTGTCGTTCGAGCGGGTCTTCGAGGTGCTCGACCTGGAGCCGATGATCAAGGAGCCGGCCGAGCCGAAGAAGCTGCCCGAGGGCGGGGTCTCCGTCGAGTTCTCCGACGTCCGGTTCGGCTACCCGGCGGCGGACCGGTTCTCGCTCGCGTCGCTGGAGGACGTGGCCACTTTGGACACCCGGGGCGGCGACGAGGTGCTGCACGGCGTCAGCTTCCGAGCCGAAGCGGGTCAGATGGTCGCGCTGGTCGGCTCGTCCGGGGCGGGCAAATCGACGATCGCTTCGCTGCTGCCGCGGCTCTACGACGTGGACAGCGGCGCGGTTCGGCTGTCCGGTGTCGAGGTCAAGGACCTGAGTTTCGCGTCGCTGCGGGAGACGGTCGGCGTGGTGACCCAGGACGGGCACCTGTTCCACGACACCATCCGCGCCAACCTCGGCTACGCCCGCCCGGGCGTGACCGACGAGGAGATCTGGGCCGCGCTCGAACAGGCCCGGCTGGCCGATCTGGTGCATTCGCTGCCGGACGGCCTGGACACTACGGTCGGCGAGCGCGGCTACCGGCTTTCCGGCGGCGAACGGCAGCGGCTGACCATCGCCCGGTTGCTGCTCGCACAGCCGAAGGTGGTGGTGCTGGACGAGGCGACCGCGCACCTCGACTCGGAATCCGAGGCCGCCGTCGGCGAAGCGCTGACCGGAGCGCTGGAGGGCCGGACGTCGCTGGTGATCGCACACCGGTTGTCGACGGTGCGCGCGGCGGACTTGATCTTGGTGGTGGAGCACGGCGAGATCGTCGAACGCGGCACGCATGACGAGCTGCTGGCGCGCGACGGACGGTACGCCGAGCTGTACCACACGCAGTTCGCCGAAGAGAGCGCCGCGGCCTGAAGTGCCCGCCCGGCGGCGGATCGTCCGGCAACGGCTGTCGTTCCGTGAAGGGCCCCTTGCGGGAATCCAAGTCCCTCAAGGGGCCCCTTCACGGAATGTAAGTCCCTCAAGGGGCCCCTCACGGACTGCATGTCCGGCAAGGGGCCCTTCACGGACTTCCGAACCGTCGGCGAAGGCGCACGAGGCGCGGTCGAGGAGGATCAGCGCAGGGCGGGCACCCGCGGTTCGTACTTCGCCAGCAGCGCCGCGTTCGCCGCGTCGCCGCCCTCCACATTGGAGCTTCGCCACAGCGGAACGTCGAGTCCCTCGGCGGTGCCGCGGTCATAGACCTCGGTCAGGACCAGGTTCCACAGGAACGCATTGACCACAGTGGACAGCGGCGCGGTGCGCGGCGCGGCCGCCGGGTGGCTGGCGTCGCCCGGGATCACCAGCGAGTCCAGCACCACGGTGCCTTCCTCGACCAGGTTCGTCGCCGACCGCTTCGGCGCAGCGGCCACGCACGCGCGCGAAGTCACCGCGATGACCGCGGCGCCGCGGCGGCGGGCGCCGGCGGCCAGCTCGACCGGATACGGGTTCACGCCCGAAGTGGAGAACACGACCAGGACGTCGTCCGGTCCCGGCGCGCGTTCGGCCAGCACCTCCTCGGCCAGCCCGGAGCGGCGTTCGGTGCGCGTGCTGTGCTGCGCACCGTGCAGCGGCAGCAGTTCCGGGTGGTAGAGCGGGTACACGCAGGAGAGCCCGCCCGCGCGGTAGAACGTCTCGGCGACCGCGGCGAGCGAGTGCCCGGCGCCAGCGGTGAAGACCAGCGCGTCGGCCCGGATCACCCCCAGCAGCAGGTCGGCGGCGGCGGACACTTCCTTGGCGTTGGCCTCCGCGGCCGCTACGAGATGGTCCGAAGTGCTCTTCACGAGATTC
This sequence is a window from Amycolatopsis benzoatilytica AK 16/65. Protein-coding genes within it:
- a CDS encoding ABC transporter ATP-binding protein, producing the protein MDNTWALLGSAMRAADAPKALTRGTVRRVARFAKPHWVRLLLFLVLTVISAVLAVTTPVLAGKVVDAIVGGHQLNVVIWLSVVIAGLAILDAGLGLAERWQSARIGEGIILDLRVAVFEHVQKLPIAFFTRTRTGALVSRLNNDVIGAQRTFTATLSGLVTNVIQLVLSLVVMVSLSWQVTLVALVLLPIFVLPARRLGRRMAGLQREAAQLNAGMTTQMTERFSAPGATLVKLFGRPGQEVADFGLRAGRVRDIGVRTAMLTRWFMTSLTLVSALAQALVYGLGGYLALTGKLAPGTVVALALLLTRLYTPLTALANVRVDVMTALVSFERVFEVLDLEPMIKEPAEPKKLPEGGVSVEFSDVRFGYPAADRFSLASLEDVATLDTRGGDEVLHGVSFRAEAGQMVALVGSSGAGKSTIASLLPRLYDVDSGAVRLSGVEVKDLSFASLRETVGVVTQDGHLFHDTIRANLGYARPGVTDEEIWAALEQARLADLVHSLPDGLDTTVGERGYRLSGGERQRLTIARLLLAQPKVVVLDEATAHLDSESEAAVGEALTGALEGRTSLVIAHRLSTVRAADLILVVEHGEIVERGTHDELLARDGRYAELYHTQFAEESAAA
- a CDS encoding glycosyltransferase 87 family protein; translation: MTPARVEGAHRTRALAWDLAFYLGCFVFALATALGSEFYGYRIWGNFAVAGYGLAAAHSAWLLISTRRGKQTDGKFRSRWIGIGSVVLIAMCAPLLMLVVRRLTGTDWLITPFSWAAQPEVWVIERSAGLLLQHGTPYVDLTLLHRAPEVNDYTPYGPVMTVFGLPRALFGGTPVLDALTDARWMFALAAVICAYASWRLLNRPRIPVFAAQLAIACPLTALTWAVAGPDLAIVGLLVLAFALAATGRAGWAGLVLALVISAKLIVAPAAAVLAVLVYCRARDGKPWAVAGRFALALVATTVVLHLPVYLANPGAFVEHVIRFPLGMGSVRSPAASPLPGHLIAQTGPAGTAISLVLVGLAAVAMLVWLARRPPATGAAALVRTAVGLGALILLTPATRYGYLVYPLVLLGAALTFQAAGPTARPPRNGPVSATSS
- a CDS encoding sugar isomerase domain-containing protein, whose translation is MVSATNLVKSTSDHLVAAAEANAKEVSAAADLLLGVIRADALVFTAGAGHSLAAVAETFYRAGGLSCVYPLYHPELLPLHGAQHSTRTERRSGLAEEVLAERAPGPDDVLVVFSTSGVNPYPVELAAGARRRGAAVIAVTSRACVAAAPKRSATNLVEEGTVVLDSLVIPGDASHPAAAPRTAPLSTVVNAFLWNLVLTEVYDRGTAEGLDVPLWRSSNVEGGDAANAALLAKYEPRVPALR